In Mycolicibacterium lutetiense, the sequence GTCGACCCCCGGATGCACCACATCGATACGCCCCGGATCGGCGTGGTGAAGCGAAACCAGTTGCTGTACTTCATGTTCGGTGTTCACGATGAGACGGTCGGCCTCGTCGACCACCTGCTGCTCCCCCACCGCACGCAGCGGTGGCTCGGGCAGGTCACCGGCGGCCAGTGCGGCGTTCTTCACCGCGGCCAGGGTGTGCGCGGTGTGCACGAGCGGCACCGCCCAGCGATCCCGGGCCAGCCAGCCGACCTGACCGGACAACCAGTAATGCGAGTGGACGACGTCGTAATAGCCGGGCTCATGGGTCGCCTCGGCGCGCAACACCCCCGCGGTGAATGCGCACAGCTGAGTGGGCAGGTCATATTTGTCCAGGCCCTCGAACGGCCCGGCCACCACGTTGCGCACCAACACTCCGGGCGCCACCGGCACCACCGGGGCATCCGACGACGAGGTGGCCCTGGTGAAAATCTCCACCTCGACGCCGCGCCGGGCCAACTGCAACGCCGTCTGCAGCACGTAGACATTCATCCCGCCGGCGTCACCGGTTCCCGGCTGCGCCAGGGGCGATGTGTGTACGGATATCACCGCAACGCGGCGGGGGATCTCGAGGTCTGTCGCTAGACGCACACTGTTATGTCTACACCGCGGCTATGCCGGGCCCGCTCGCCGACCGGCGGGTTTGAGCGCGCCGCATGGCGCCGATCGGATCGGCGTACAGGCCGCCCAGCGAAACGATGCCTGCGCTGGCCTCCTGGACCCGATTGCCGAACGCCGTCACCCGGATGTCGCGGGGTCCGAGCACCGAACGGCGTGTGACGGCCTCCTCGACGACGGGCAGCCCTTCGGGATATTCGGTGAAGGCCTGGCCACCGAGCACCAGATCATCGGGGTTGAGCAGGTCACGCAGCAATGCGACGGCCTCGCCGAGCACCCGGGCCCGATCGGCCAGCAGCTCGCGGGCCTTCTCGTTCCCCTGCCTGGCCGCGCGCAGCACCGCCGGCAGCGTCGAGGACGGGCCTTCGGCGGGGATGATTCGCAGCGCGCGGGCCGCGTTGAGCACCGCCTCGTCGCTCACCGTGGACTCCAACTGCCCTGAGCCGCCCAATAATTCGGACTGAGCGGGCAGGCCGGCAATCGTGCCGGGACCGCTGGCCGGGGTATGGACACGGCCGTCGATCGACAGCGCGTAGCCGACGGTTTCGCGGGCGTAGACGTAGAGGCTGGTCCGCGCCGGAGCCCCGGCGGTATCGGGGACGGCACGGCGTCCCCCCAGCAGCAGTTCGGCACCGGCCATCGCGTCGACGTGCGAGGCAACCGACACCGGCAGCGCCAGCGCTTCGGCGAGCACCGGGCCCACCGGTGCATCGGACCAGCCCAGCCGCGGGTGATCGAGATACCCGGTGGCACTGTCGACGACGCCGCCGGCGGCCACCCCCACCCATAGCGGGCGACGACGGTGCCAGCGGCTCAGGTAGCGGCGCGCGCTGGAGGCCAACGTGGCCAACGCCGCGGATGCCGATCCCGACGGGGTGGGCGTCTCGACCACGTCGAGCGTGCGACCGAACAGGTCGGTGGCCACGATGCTGGTGGTGCGCGCACCGATGTGGATACCGAGCGTGAGGTAGGGCTCGTGGTTGACCTCGACGGGTACGCGGGGCCGGCCGATGGCCCCCGAAACTGTGAGATCGGCCCGCTCACGCAGGATTCCGGCGTCGAGCAGTGCGGTGACCTGACGGTTGACGGTCGCGATGCTCAACTGCGTGTGCTGTGCGACGGCATCCCTGGCGATCGGCCCGCGGGTGCGGACCGCACTGAAGACGGATGCCACGGCGGCGTCGGGCACCCTCAGCGACGGGGCGACGATGTGCAGCAGCCGCGACTGCGGGTAGCGCGAGGCGGCGGATATCGGCCGGACCGTACGGGCGGAGCTGCGGCGAGGTGCGGCAATGGCGGTAGTCACGAGAATGGTCCTTACTGGTTGTCGGCGAGGTGGGGTGGGACCACACCTGTCGACTCAGCAGGACGGGAAAACGGTGTCCGGGTCAGTCAGGCGCGGCGGGGTGCGCGACAACAACACGCACGCCGCACGGAGCGGGACTGGAGATTCCGGGACATACGGAGAACTTAGCACGCCATCTACTGTTGGTCAGATGACGACACCACAGTCAGAAAAACGCGTGGCAGTGGTTACCGGCGCCAGCGCCGGAATCGGTGCCGCGACAGCCAGATCCCTTGCCACCCTGGGCTTCCACGTCATCTGCGCGGCCCGCCGGGCCGATCGGGTCCAGTCGCTGGCCGAGGAGATCGGCGGCACCGCGATTGTGGCGGACGTCACCGACCAGGACTCGGTCGACGCCCTGGCGGCCCAGTTGGATCGGGCGGATGTGCTGGTGAACAACGCCGGCGGGGCCAGGGGGCTGGAATCCGTCCTGGACGCTGACCTGGAGCATTGGCAGTGGATGTGGGAAACCAACGTGCTCGGCACCCTGCGGGTCTCCCGGGCGCTACTGCCCAAGCTCATCGCCTCCGGCGACGGCCTGATCGTCACCGTCACCTCGATCGCGGCACTGGAAACCTATGACGGCGGCTCGGGATACACCGCGGCCAAACACGCCCAGGGCGCCCTGCACCGCACACTGCGCGGTGAACTACTCGGAAAACCGGTGCGGCTCACCGAGATTGCACCGGGCGCCGTCGAGACCGAGTTCTCGTTGGTGCGCTTCGACGGCGACCGGGAACGCGCCGACAACGTGTACCGGGGCATCACCCCGTTGGTGGCCGAGGACGTCGCCGAGGTGATCGGGTTCGTCGCGTCACGCCCGTCACACGTCAACCTCGATCAGATCGTGATCCGGCCGCGCGATCAGGCCCCACACGGAAGGTTCAACCGCACCTGATGACCCGAAAGTGACGCAGCTGTCGTTGGCGCGACGTCACAACGACCACCGCGTCGCTTTCGGCGCGAGGTTCTAACCGCCGGGGCCTGGGGCAGGCTTCGGCGGCGTCGTGGTCGTGGGAATGCCGGAAAGGGTCGGAGCGTCCGTCGGCGTCGCCGGGGCAGTCGCAGGCAGATTCGCCGGCGAATCCTGCGTCGACAGCGCGGACATGGACTTCCACTCGCTCCAGTCCACCGCCCAGTCCCAGAGATCGCCGTCGGCGTAGGACAGATCGATCCGGGTACCGGTCACCTCGACCGGGTCGCCGTACATCGCGCTGTTGAAGTACTGCTGAGAGTCCTCCAGGTTCAGGTTGATGCAGCCGTTGGTCACATTGGTGTTGCCCTGCGAACCGATGCTGTTGGGGTTGCAGTGGATGAACTCGCCGTTGTTGGAGATCCGCACCGCGAAACGTTCGTGCACATTGCTGTACCCGGCGGCGGGGTTGGTCATCCAGAAGTCCTCGTACTTCTCGGTGACCACGTGGATACCGCTGCGCGTGACGTTGCGGTCCAGGTCACCCTCGCCGTAGCTGCACGCGAAGTCCATGATCACCGCGCCTGCCCCGTCGAGCACCTGGATGCGGTGACTGGATGCCTCGGCCTTGACCACCTGGCGACGCCCGATCTCGATGTCGAGCGTCGAGTCGGCCGCACCGTAGGCGCCATCGCCGAAGCTGACGCCGTACAGCGGCGCCTTGACGCTGACCTTCGTTCCGGTCGGGTAGTACTCCCGGGTCCGCCAGTGCACGCGCGAGCCACCGGCCTCGTCGGGCAGCCAGGCCCAGCCGCCCTCGACGGACGGAGTGGTGGTGACCTGAAGGGCTTTTTCGACGGTCGCCCGGTACTTGTCGTCGATCGCGGCGTCGAACTGCAGGATGATCGGCGCGGCCACACCGACGACCTGTCCGTCGGCGAGCTGGAACTGACCGTTGACCTGTTTCTGCGGGGCAACGGTCGAGAACGTGCCCTGCAGCGATTCGGCCTTGCCGTCCGACCCCACCACCGAGCCCGCCCACGTGTAGGTGGATTCGTAGCCGAGTGGCTCGGTGACAGTGAACGCGGTGCGATCGCTGTTGAATTTGCCGGCAACCACCTTGCCGTTGGCGTTGGTCAGGCTGACGCGCTGAAACACGCCGTTCTCGACCTTCACTCCGGCCGGCGCCGTCGGCAGCACGTCCTCGGAATCGGCGGCAGGCTCGTACGTCACCGTCGGTGCGTTCTCCTTCACCTCAGGTGCGGAGACCGACGATTCACCCGAGCAGGCAGCCAACAGTCCGGCGCCCATTCCGACGGTCAACACCGTCAGGGCACGCCGCCGATTGAACAGCGGCGCGCCCGCCTCTATATCACCGGCAGGGCTCACGTGGATCTACGGTACTGATAGATCGCACCCAAACAGAATCGGTTCGGGCTGCAGCGTGATCCCGAAGCGGTCCCGAACACCCTTTTGCACCGCCCTGGCCAGGGCAATCACATCGGCGGTGTTCGCCTCGCCACGATTGGTCACAGCCAGCGCATGCTTGGTCGACAGCCGTGCCGGAGCACCGTCACCGGGGTACCCCTTACCGAACCCGGCGTGCTCGACGAGCCAGCCCGCCGCGAGCTTGACCCCGTCGGGTGCGGGGTAGTTCGGCACGGACGACTGCGCCGCCTCCGGGTCGTTCTGGAAACCGGCCTGCACCCGCTCGAAGTCGGCCTGCGACACCACCGGGTTGGTGAAGAACGACCCGACGCTCCAGGTGTCGTGGTCTTGCGCGTCGAGGACCATCCCTTTGCCAGCGCGCAACTGCAGCACGATCTGGCGAACCCGCATCGGGTCGGCACGCTCCCCCGGTTCGACACC encodes:
- a CDS encoding SDR family NAD(P)-dependent oxidoreductase, translating into MTTPQSEKRVAVVTGASAGIGAATARSLATLGFHVICAARRADRVQSLAEEIGGTAIVADVTDQDSVDALAAQLDRADVLVNNAGGARGLESVLDADLEHWQWMWETNVLGTLRVSRALLPKLIASGDGLIVTVTSIAALETYDGGSGYTAAKHAQGALHRTLRGELLGKPVRLTEIAPGAVETEFSLVRFDGDRERADNVYRGITPLVAEDVAEVIGFVASRPSHVNLDQIVIRPRDQAPHGRFNRT
- a CDS encoding L,D-transpeptidase, which codes for MSPAGDIEAGAPLFNRRRALTVLTVGMGAGLLAACSGESSVSAPEVKENAPTVTYEPAADSEDVLPTAPAGVKVENGVFQRVSLTNANGKVVAGKFNSDRTAFTVTEPLGYESTYTWAGSVVGSDGKAESLQGTFSTVAPQKQVNGQFQLADGQVVGVAAPIILQFDAAIDDKYRATVEKALQVTTTPSVEGGWAWLPDEAGGSRVHWRTREYYPTGTKVSVKAPLYGVSFGDGAYGAADSTLDIEIGRRQVVKAEASSHRIQVLDGAGAVIMDFACSYGEGDLDRNVTRSGIHVVTEKYEDFWMTNPAAGYSNVHERFAVRISNNGEFIHCNPNSIGSQGNTNVTNGCINLNLEDSQQYFNSAMYGDPVEVTGTRIDLSYADGDLWDWAVDWSEWKSMSALSTQDSPANLPATAPATPTDAPTLSGIPTTTTPPKPAPGPGG
- a CDS encoding ROK family protein, which produces MTTAIAAPRRSSARTVRPISAASRYPQSRLLHIVAPSLRVPDAAVASVFSAVRTRGPIARDAVAQHTQLSIATVNRQVTALLDAGILRERADLTVSGAIGRPRVPVEVNHEPYLTLGIHIGARTTSIVATDLFGRTLDVVETPTPSGSASAALATLASSARRYLSRWHRRRPLWVGVAAGGVVDSATGYLDHPRLGWSDAPVGPVLAEALALPVSVASHVDAMAGAELLLGGRRAVPDTAGAPARTSLYVYARETVGYALSIDGRVHTPASGPGTIAGLPAQSELLGGSGQLESTVSDEAVLNAARALRIIPAEGPSSTLPAVLRAARQGNEKARELLADRARVLGEAVALLRDLLNPDDLVLGGQAFTEYPEGLPVVEEAVTRRSVLGPRDIRVTAFGNRVQEASAGIVSLGGLYADPIGAMRRAQTRRSASGPGIAAV